Part of the Gimesia chilikensis genome, CTCCCGCAGAGGCGCTCCCCTTGCCGTCAGCCGGCTCGAAGATGATATCTCCCTGAGGGAGTGGCGTCCCATCAATGGTGACATCCCCTTTGACCGGGGCCATCACCGGGCCGTCACTGGAACCGCACGCCTGGCAGATTCCGCTCAATAACAACAGACACGCAACATAAAATACATTTTTCTTTCTGACGGTCATTCTGTTTCTTTCCCTGCAGAACAATCAATAATGTCAATTCAATCTGATTCTCTGTGAACGCACTGGAATCGGTTAGAACTCTCCGAGCACTTCACCGCCGGCGCGGGTGCCCAGGCTGCGAAAAGTGCTGGTATCGACATTGTCGGAAATGAAACGGACCGCGCCGTCTCCGAGCAGGAAATGTGCGCCGCCGGTATGACGACTGCGGGCATAAACGGCATTGTCTCCGCCGGAACAGGAGGTACTGATGGGAGCGTAATCCCGCGAGTAACCGTAGGTCACGGTATCGGGTACCGAGGTATTGGGCCCCTGCAGAGTCGTAAATGTTCCGCCGCCTACATATTTGGTTCCCCAGACGCGGCCGCGTAAATCCCCCACGGTCAGACAGTCGGCAACCGGACCGGCGTTGGGAGTGTCATCGACGAGATTGATCTCTCCGGCGGCGATCGTATTGGAGGAACCATCGGTGATATCGCTAATGCGGATTTTCGAAATGTTGAAGAACATGCCATTCAGCTTGGGAAATGTTCCTGTCGCGCCCTGCGTCGTGGATCCCGAGCAAAGGAGGTAGTTGGAGTAGAAGGTGCTTTTCTGACTGCCGATCTTTCCGCTGTTGGGATCTGAGGGACACATGAAAACGGGAACCTTCACCGAACGTTGTGGATGCGAGGCGAAGTCGCTGACGGTACCAGACTGGAAGCCGTCCCGGAGTTTGTCGTACAGCGGTGCCTGATCGACGTAGGGTAAAATGAGATGAAACCAGGACTGTCGGGCATAGTTCTGTCCGGTGTAAGCAGAAACGTTGACGCCACAGACGGTCGCGAAAGGAAAGACCCGATGCGTATCGTGGTAATTGTGGAGAGCGATGCCGAGCTGCTTCAGATTATTCTTGCAGGTACTGCGGCGCGCCGCTTCCCGCGCCTGTTGTACCGCTGGCAGTAAAAGCGCGATCAGAATGGCAATGATGGCGATCACCACCAGCAGTTCAATCAACGTAAAACCGTCTCTTCGTCTTTTCAGGTAGCCCATGTTTTCCTCTTTAAGTTTATTAAATAACAGTAATACAAAAACCTCTTATGAATCAGGAACGCTTGACTATAGAACTCGTAATGCAGGCAGTGCTCAATGCAGCCAACGGTCAGTCGGCGGACTCGACGATCACGCGGAACTCGTCGACGTATTTTTCGCCTGAGAGCAGGACGAACGAAAGTGTTTTGCGATCGGCGGAGAGCATGACCTGATCGTAGCGGGCCTTGGGATCGACAATGCCCATATCCACTTCGGTTCCCTGGTGATAAATGTCACCCGCGGACTGTTTGACCGGCGGATGGAAGAAGACATCGGTCCGGTTCAGCTTTTTCTTTTCGAGGATGACGCCCAGCACGGGACGTGCGAACTCGATCTCCCCCTGCACCGGGAGAAAGGTTCCTTCCTTGAGGGCGGGATCATAATAGACGCGAAAACAGTCGACCTTCGTCCCCGCGGGGAGCAGAATCGGATAGTGCAGTTTGTTCTCTGTGAGCTGTTCCTCCGGAGTTGGCGAGACCAGCACGCTTAAATCCCGGGGCAGTTCCACCTGACTGCGTTCGGGGAAGATGAAGGCCAGATCGTCGTGTTCGAAGACCTGATACTTGCCGGTCGCGAGCGCCTCGGGCAGTTCTTCCTGGAAGATCACCGAGTTGGAATAACCTTTAATGCCGTATTGCGCGCCCCGCGTGCGGAAGTCAGGGGTGTCTTCGATTCTTTTCTGACGCGAGTCGATTTTCGCCGACTGATGTTCGTCGAGCTGTCGACTACTGCTGACAACGCCGGCCGGATCGACGAGGGACGCGATCACTTTGCCGCGAAAGACTTCAACCCGGGTATCTTCGGTTTCTGCAGTCTGTACGGAAAAGAGCGTTCCCAGATCGATGACCCGGCCGTGGGGCGTATCG contains:
- a CDS encoding DUF1559 domain-containing protein is translated as MGYLKRRRDGFTLIELLVVIAIIAILIALLLPAVQQAREAARRSTCKNNLKQLGIALHNYHDTHRVFPFATVCGVNVSAYTGQNYARQSWFHLILPYVDQAPLYDKLRDGFQSGTVSDFASHPQRSVKVPVFMCPSDPNSGKIGSQKSTFYSNYLLCSGSTTQGATGTFPKLNGMFFNISKIRISDITDGSSNTIAAGEINLVDDTPNAGPVADCLTVGDLRGRVWGTKYVGGGTFTTLQGPNTSVPDTVTYGYSRDYAPISTSCSGGDNAVYARSRHTGGAHFLLGDGAVRFISDNVDTSTFRSLGTRAGGEVLGEF
- a CDS encoding FecR domain-containing protein; protein product: MNELNDDQLLQAYLDRRLSPQETARLEERLCREPELAEQLIEFASDDLVLREWAADQDHVFGLLTETEFIPETDNLQPRPTVRRLWYPVVAVASLLILLTGGYLLKGTFQLKEAEAVVLSSGERVQNHIRQVLAEGSAELHFPTGATVLISAPAAYEVTGKNSIHLQEGKFIANVPSTGIGFQVDTPHGRVIDLGTLFSVQTAETEDTRVEVFRGKVIASLVDPAGVVSSSRQLDEHQSAKIDSRQKRIEDTPDFRTRGAQYGIKGYSNSVIFQEELPEALATGKYQVFEHDDLAFIFPERSQVELPRDLSVLVSPTPEEQLTENKLHYPILLPAGTKVDCFRVYYDPALKEGTFLPVQGEIEFARPVLGVILEKKKLNRTDVFFHPPVKQSAGDIYHQGTEVDMGIVDPKARYDQVMLSADRKTLSFVLLSGEKYVDEFRVIVESAD